The following are encoded in a window of Tessaracoccus flavescens genomic DNA:
- a CDS encoding ABC transporter ATP-binding protein has product MSEQLLNLTSADTWREAPDAPRMPEGLEVPRDAGPRRRLSALRRRHGIRGATARAVYADARAPRQGFPVATSGQAAGFLRDLLHGRKGPLALAIVLNLAGAGVGLVAPLLLGQLVDEVTAGALDRSNVTTMAGVITGLIVAQAVLTFGARRASAVLGYDLLAAAREEVVRIVLRLPLGHVESSGSGDLLTRITSDVGKMATAARWALPNLIVSVVLIGATLTAMVVNSWLLALPMLGTALIMTFGGRYYLARATAGYITESASYSVINSTTTETVEGARTVEALRLGRQRIAQVDEDTEVSAQAERYTMTLRNMLFAMVDSSFQLPLVGVVLLGIWGHSQGWVSIGQITTAALYVSQLQGPLDRVIAVLDHLQLGIVATARLIGVAQLDDDRTPGEAQPDGVKLTGSDLRFGYREGIDVLHGVDVDLRPGERLAIVGPSGSGKSTLGRLVAGINRPRVGDVTVGGVDVMDLPLDRLRTEVALVTQEHHVFVGTVRDNVVLARETSASDAEVQQALATVGAWGWVSKLNGGLNAQLGHGKTSLTPAQAQQVALARLIIADPHTLVLDEATSLIDPSSARNLEGAMAALLDGRAVIAIAHRLHTAHDADRIAVVDDGRIVELGAHNELLELDGQYAHLWRTWRD; this is encoded by the coding sequence CGAGGGGCTCGAGGTGCCGCGCGATGCCGGGCCAAGGCGTCGCCTCTCCGCGCTGCGACGCCGTCACGGGATCCGCGGTGCGACGGCACGAGCCGTCTACGCTGACGCCCGCGCGCCCAGGCAGGGCTTCCCGGTGGCGACCTCCGGACAGGCGGCCGGCTTCCTGCGCGACCTGCTGCACGGACGCAAGGGCCCGCTTGCGCTTGCGATCGTGCTGAACCTGGCCGGGGCCGGCGTCGGGTTGGTCGCCCCGCTCCTGCTCGGGCAGCTTGTCGACGAGGTCACCGCCGGCGCCCTCGACCGATCGAACGTGACCACGATGGCGGGTGTGATCACCGGCCTGATCGTGGCCCAGGCGGTGCTGACGTTCGGCGCCCGAAGGGCCTCGGCCGTGCTCGGCTACGACCTGCTCGCCGCCGCGCGCGAAGAGGTGGTGCGGATCGTGCTGCGCCTCCCTCTCGGTCACGTCGAGTCGTCCGGCTCGGGAGACCTGCTGACCCGGATCACCTCCGACGTCGGCAAGATGGCCACGGCCGCCCGCTGGGCGCTGCCCAACCTGATCGTCTCCGTGGTGCTGATCGGCGCGACGCTCACCGCCATGGTCGTGAACTCGTGGCTGCTCGCCCTCCCGATGCTCGGCACCGCGCTGATCATGACGTTCGGCGGGCGCTACTACCTGGCGAGGGCCACGGCCGGCTACATCACCGAGTCGGCGTCGTACTCCGTTATCAACTCGACCACCACGGAGACGGTGGAGGGCGCGAGGACGGTCGAGGCCCTTCGCCTCGGGCGGCAGAGGATCGCCCAGGTGGACGAGGACACGGAGGTCTCGGCGCAGGCTGAGCGCTACACCATGACGCTGCGCAACATGCTCTTCGCCATGGTCGACTCGTCCTTCCAGCTGCCTCTGGTCGGGGTCGTGCTGCTCGGCATCTGGGGACACTCCCAGGGATGGGTCAGCATCGGCCAGATCACGACGGCGGCGCTGTACGTCTCGCAGTTGCAGGGCCCCCTCGACCGGGTGATCGCGGTGCTCGACCACCTGCAGCTCGGGATCGTGGCCACCGCCCGTCTGATCGGTGTCGCCCAGCTGGACGACGACCGGACCCCCGGCGAGGCGCAGCCCGACGGCGTGAAACTCACCGGAAGCGACCTGCGGTTCGGCTACCGGGAGGGCATCGACGTCCTGCACGGCGTCGACGTCGATCTGCGTCCGGGGGAGCGCCTCGCCATCGTCGGCCCCTCGGGGTCGGGCAAGTCGACCCTCGGCCGACTGGTGGCGGGGATCAACCGCCCGCGGGTCGGCGACGTCACCGTCGGCGGCGTGGACGTGATGGACCTGCCGCTCGACCGGCTGCGCACCGAGGTGGCGCTCGTCACGCAGGAGCACCACGTGTTCGTCGGCACCGTCCGCGACAACGTCGTCCTCGCCCGCGAGACCAGCGCCTCCGACGCCGAGGTGCAGCAGGCGCTGGCCACGGTCGGCGCCTGGGGCTGGGTGTCGAAGCTGAACGGAGGGCTGAACGCGCAGCTCGGCCATGGGAAGACGTCACTCACGCCCGCCCAGGCCCAGCAGGTCGCGCTCGCCCGGCTGATCATCGCCGACCCGCACACCCTCGTCCTCGACGAGGCGACGTCGCTGATCGACCCGTCCTCGGCCCGCAACCTCGAGGGTGCGATGGCCGCGCTGCTGGACGGGCGTGCCGTCATCGCCATCGCCCACCGGCTGCACACCGCCCACGACGCGGACCGGATCGCGGTCGTCGACGACGGGCGCATCGTCGAGCTGGGGGCGCACAACGAGCTCCTCGAACTCGACGGTCAGTACGCCCACCTGTGGCGCACCTGGCGCGACTGA
- a CDS encoding Gfo/Idh/MocA family protein — protein sequence MASQPVLLLPARRWTPVRHGPYYLSSLVTFFGPAELVSGASSRSQRRRTAATGPRALSPIDVGVDTHVTALLTHASGVISTVTMSFEVWATRVPLFEVYGTGGTIAVADPNTLDGVTSVATAGEREFTEVRPLAGQTGRSATTCSR from the coding sequence GTGGCATCCCAACCCGTTCTTCTACTACCAGCCAGGAGGTGGACCCCTGTTCGACATGGGCCCTACTACCTGAGCAGCCTCGTCACCTTCTTCGGGCCGGCCGAGCTGGTCAGCGGCGCCTCGTCCCGCTCGCAGCGTCGACGCACGGCCGCGACAGGGCCGCGGGCGCTGAGCCCGATCGACGTCGGCGTCGACACCCACGTCACGGCGCTGCTCACGCATGCCTCAGGAGTGATCTCGACGGTGACCATGTCGTTCGAGGTCTGGGCCACGAGGGTGCCGCTGTTCGAGGTGTACGGAACCGGCGGGACGATCGCGGTCGCCGATCCGAACACGCTCGACGGCGTCACCAGCGTCGCCACCGCGGGCGAGCGCGAGTTCACCGAGGTGCGGCCGCTGGCCGGGCAGACGGGACGCTCGGCTACCACGTGCTCGAGGTGA
- a CDS encoding CBS domain-containing protein has translation MTTAKGLMTSPAQTLAAGATLVDAARSLAELGIGSMPVADGDSLVGIITDRDIVVSGMAAGLDVNTATVGEIATGNVVTVNQDDSADVVAETLSRHQIRRVPVVDGEVLVGVISRPTWLATWPPPRRARSSRRSRRTDLSV, from the coding sequence ATGACCACCGCCAAGGGCCTGATGACGTCACCCGCGCAGACGCTTGCCGCTGGCGCGACCCTCGTCGACGCTGCCCGCAGCCTCGCCGAACTGGGGATCGGCTCGATGCCCGTAGCCGACGGCGACTCCCTCGTCGGCATCATCACCGACCGCGACATCGTCGTGTCGGGGATGGCGGCCGGGCTGGACGTCAACACCGCGACGGTGGGCGAGATCGCCACCGGCAACGTGGTGACGGTGAACCAGGACGACTCGGCCGACGTCGTCGCCGAGACCCTCTCTCGCCACCAGATCCGACGCGTACCGGTGGTCGACGGCGAGGTCCTCGTCGGCGTCATCTCCAGGCCCACGTGGCTCGCGACCTGGCCGCCGCCGAGACGGGCTAGGTCGTCAAGGAGATCTCGAAGGACTGACTTGTCAGTCTGA
- a CDS encoding VOC family protein → MAIARFPIVAIDCPDPAALARFYGALLDWEVTLDDDDWASIRADYGDAIQFQKVDDYVAPDWPGQGRPQQMHLDVTVDDLDVAEPAVLELGATKAATQPGTSFRVFLDPVGHPFCLCLP, encoded by the coding sequence ATGGCAATCGCACGTTTTCCCATCGTCGCCATCGACTGCCCCGATCCGGCCGCCCTCGCCCGCTTTTACGGGGCCCTGCTCGACTGGGAGGTGACCCTGGACGATGACGACTGGGCTTCTATCCGCGCCGACTACGGTGACGCCATCCAGTTCCAGAAGGTCGACGACTACGTCGCGCCCGACTGGCCCGGCCAGGGCCGGCCTCAGCAGATGCACCTCGACGTCACCGTCGACGACCTGGACGTCGCTGAGCCCGCAGTGCTCGAGCTGGGCGCGACGAAGGCTGCCACCCAGCCGGGGACCAGCTTCCGGGTCTTCCTCGATCCGGTCGGGCATCCGTTCTGCCTCTGCCTGCCCTGA
- a CDS encoding AAA family ATPase, giving the protein MSRVLVTGMSGAGKTTLLAELAGRGHHTVDTDYDGWVLPDGTWDEDRMGRLLAEPADVVVSGTVENQGRFYDRFEHVVLLTAPLEVLLERVTSRTTNPYGSAEGDRALIEQHVTTVEPLLRQTATAVLDGRLPVSELADTVEELLARDLP; this is encoded by the coding sequence GTGTCGCGCGTGCTGGTGACGGGCATGTCGGGGGCGGGGAAGACGACCCTGCTCGCCGAGCTGGCCGGTCGCGGACACCACACCGTCGACACCGACTACGACGGATGGGTGCTCCCAGACGGGACCTGGGACGAGGACCGGATGGGGCGGCTGCTCGCCGAACCGGCCGACGTCGTGGTGTCCGGGACGGTCGAGAACCAGGGCCGGTTCTACGACCGGTTCGAGCATGTCGTGCTGCTCACCGCGCCGCTGGAGGTGCTCCTTGAGCGGGTGACGTCGCGCACGACCAATCCCTACGGCTCAGCGGAGGGCGACCGTGCCCTGATCGAGCAACACGTCACGACGGTCGAGCCGCTGCTTCGGCAGACGGCGACGGCGGTGCTGGACGGTCGGCTCCCTGTGAGCGAGCTCGCCGACACCGTGGAAGAACTGCTCGCGCGAGACCTCCCGTGA
- a CDS encoding class I SAM-dependent methyltransferase codes for MSSDYDDFAAEYDAENAANLLNDHYERPAMLRLAGDVTGRRILDAGCGSGPLSVALIERGAVVSGFDGSPAMVDLARRRLGPDVDLCVADLGEPLPYADDSFDDVIASLVLHYLRDWSGALAELRRILLPGGRLLLSVNHPLVQPLSTGGGYFGVSEFPIEATIAGREVTLMTTHRPLHAMVDAFHEAGFLIEDIAEPPIADDTPEELVPNGTRRFVSFIFFVLRNPE; via the coding sequence ATGAGCTCCGACTATGACGACTTCGCCGCCGAGTACGACGCGGAGAACGCAGCCAACCTGCTCAACGACCACTACGAGCGCCCCGCAATGCTGCGGCTCGCCGGAGACGTCACCGGACGGCGCATCCTCGACGCCGGATGCGGCTCCGGGCCGCTATCCGTGGCGCTGATCGAGCGCGGCGCCGTCGTGTCGGGTTTCGACGGCAGCCCCGCGATGGTCGACCTCGCCCGCAGACGACTCGGGCCCGACGTCGACCTGTGCGTCGCCGACCTCGGCGAACCGCTGCCCTACGCGGACGACTCCTTCGACGACGTGATCGCCTCGCTCGTGCTGCACTATCTGCGCGACTGGTCAGGCGCGCTCGCCGAGCTGCGACGGATCCTGCTGCCCGGCGGGCGTTTGCTGCTGTCGGTGAACCATCCGCTTGTCCAGCCGCTCAGCACTGGCGGCGGTTACTTCGGCGTCTCCGAGTTCCCGATCGAGGCCACCATCGCAGGTCGGGAGGTGACGCTCATGACGACGCACCGCCCGCTCCACGCCATGGTCGACGCGTTCCACGAGGCGGGCTTCCTGATCGAGGACATCGCCGAGCCGCCCATCGCGGACGACACCCCGGAGGAGCTCGTCCCCAACGGGACACGACGGTTCGTGTCCTTCATCTTCTTCGTGCTCCGCAACCCGGAGTAG
- the srmL gene encoding PheS-related mystery ligase SrmL produces MSHPTYLDRAAIARALALRDLTDPRQGPHAIQLLLDHVVEALSTAWGASIRTVRSSPIVPVRENYDRLGYAPDDVTRARRYTRYLSPTVMLRSHTSAELPTALEAYRRSDDVDELIVVPGLAYRRDVVDRSHVGEPHQVDLWRIRSTPATAATDLLEMIALLVEAVLPGAEWRVSEVEHPYTVGGRQIDVRHNGQWLELAECGLIHPGVLSGSGLDPARWSGLALGMGLERALMLRKAIPDIRYLRAKDPRIADQLLDLEPWRHVSPLPQSRRDISVVVDETQDEETIGDRIRSALGEDADVVESVEVLSRTAHRDLPPAARARLATVEGQVNLLLRILLRPIDRTLTADQANELRNRIYLAVHEGPVAELV; encoded by the coding sequence ATGTCACACCCCACCTACCTCGACCGCGCCGCCATCGCACGCGCCCTCGCCCTGCGCGACCTGACCGACCCGCGGCAGGGTCCGCACGCCATCCAACTGCTCCTCGACCACGTCGTCGAGGCCCTGAGCACCGCCTGGGGAGCGAGCATCCGTACCGTCCGGTCCTCGCCGATCGTTCCCGTCCGGGAGAACTACGACCGGCTCGGCTACGCCCCCGACGACGTCACCCGCGCCCGCCGCTACACCCGCTACCTCAGCCCGACCGTGATGCTGCGCAGCCACACCAGCGCCGAGCTTCCGACCGCGCTCGAGGCCTATCGCCGGTCCGACGACGTGGACGAGCTGATCGTCGTGCCAGGCCTGGCCTACCGCCGCGACGTCGTCGACCGGTCGCACGTCGGCGAGCCGCACCAGGTCGACCTGTGGCGGATCCGCAGCACCCCCGCCACAGCCGCGACCGATCTGCTCGAGATGATCGCGCTGCTCGTCGAGGCCGTCCTTCCTGGAGCCGAGTGGCGGGTGTCGGAGGTCGAGCATCCCTACACCGTCGGCGGTCGGCAGATCGATGTGCGACACAACGGACAGTGGCTGGAGCTCGCCGAATGCGGCCTGATCCATCCAGGCGTGCTGTCCGGCTCGGGGCTCGACCCGGCGCGCTGGTCGGGGCTCGCGCTCGGCATGGGGTTGGAGCGGGCGCTGATGCTGCGCAAGGCGATCCCCGACATCCGGTACCTGCGCGCGAAGGATCCGAGGATCGCCGACCAACTGCTCGACCTCGAGCCCTGGCGCCACGTCTCACCGCTGCCGCAGTCGCGTCGCGACATCTCGGTCGTGGTCGACGAGACTCAGGACGAGGAGACGATCGGCGACCGGATCCGTTCGGCGCTGGGCGAGGACGCGGACGTGGTCGAGTCGGTCGAGGTGCTCAGCCGTACGGCCCACCGCGACCTGCCGCCCGCGGCCCGGGCCCGGCTCGCGACGGTGGAAGGGCAGGTGAACCTGCTGCTGCGGATCCTGTTGCGGCCGATCGACCGCACGCTCACCGCGGACCAGGCCAACGAGCTGCGCAACCGCATCTACCTCGCGGTGCACGAGGGGCCGGTGGCCGAGCTGGTGTAG
- a CDS encoding dihydrofolate reductase family protein, with protein MAQRWFVVADGRGRVDWQYTGDGRRILHVLVCRSTPAGYLQRLRDLEVGYFVVGDERVDLREGLRSLGESGIKRVVADSGGTLNASLLRQGLVQYIDVVTLPGLVGGAGAPTMFDGPELTAARHRCGWSSSTSPPTATPSAPATGSAVEPQVSYSSPSQGA; from the coding sequence ATGGCGCAGCGCTGGTTCGTGGTTGCCGACGGCAGGGGCCGGGTCGACTGGCAGTACACCGGTGACGGTCGGCGCATCCTGCACGTGCTGGTCTGCCGATCGACCCCCGCCGGCTACCTGCAGCGTCTGCGCGACCTGGAGGTCGGCTACTTCGTGGTGGGCGACGAGCGGGTCGACCTGAGGGAGGGCCTGCGCTCACTCGGCGAGTCGGGCATCAAGCGCGTGGTCGCCGACTCGGGCGGCACGCTGAACGCGTCGCTCCTCCGGCAGGGCCTCGTCCAGTACATCGACGTGGTGACCCTCCCTGGCCTGGTCGGCGGCGCCGGTGCCCCGACGATGTTCGACGGCCCGGAACTGACCGCCGCGAGACACCGTTGCGGCTGGTCCTCGTCGACGTCGCCACCGACGGCGACGCCGTCCGCACCCGCTACCGGATCGGCGGTTGAACCTCAGGTGTCGTACTCGAGCCCGTCCCAGGGCGCGTAA
- a CDS encoding phosphoketolase family protein, with amino-acid sequence MNLTWQTRADAGAPELSSEDLDRIHARWRAANYLSVGQIYLLDNPLLRRPLERDDVKPRLLGHWGTTPGLNFLYAHLNRIIAERSQPALYITGPGHGGPGLVANSYLDGTWSDVYPAVTRDEAGLQRLFKQFSFPGGIPSHVAPEVPGSIHEGGELGYALSHAYGAAFDNPDLLVFAVVGDGEAETGPLATSWHSNKFLNPVTDGVVLPVLHLNGFKIANPTVLARIPEEELVALMKGYGHHPHIFTAGFDDEEPEAFHRRFAELLDQVMDEIAEIRTVAAEQGADAAERPAWPMIVLRTPKGWTGPKEIDGNKTEGSWRSHQVPLASARDTDGHLQDLATWLESYEVGDLFDENGAPVAELDATTPPVGLRLGERPEANGGIIRKALRLPDFRDYAVEVPAPGASIDEATKVLGGWLRDVVKDNPTNFRIFGPDETASNRLQSVYDVTDKQWVAEYESPDVDQHLARVGQVVEVLSEHQCQGWLEGYLLTGRHGLMSSYEAFIHIVDSMVNQHAKWLKVTNHLEWRRPIASLNYLLSSHVWRQDHNGFSHQDPGFIDHVVNKKADVVRVYLPPDANTLLSTFDHCLRSRQYVNVVVAGKQPNPNWLTMDEAVKHCTRGLGIWDWAGTEEEGTEPDVVLACAGDIPTIEVLAAAEILRRRIPELRVRVVNIVDLMRLQDEDEHPHGLSHRDFDTIFTDDKPIIFAYHGYPWLIHRLTYRRTGHSNLHVRGYKEEGTTTTPFDMVMLNDLDRFHLVIDVIDRTPGLGARYAGLRQEMVDKRLDARAYARQHGDDIPEVRDWVWPDAGDAVDQSQVQAAVSTGGDNE; translated from the coding sequence ATGAACCTGACCTGGCAGACCCGCGCCGACGCAGGCGCCCCCGAACTCTCCAGCGAGGACCTCGACCGGATCCACGCACGCTGGCGCGCGGCCAACTACCTGTCGGTCGGACAGATCTACCTGCTCGACAACCCGCTGCTGCGCCGACCCCTTGAACGCGACGACGTCAAGCCACGCCTGCTCGGCCACTGGGGAACCACACCGGGCCTGAACTTCCTGTACGCGCATCTCAATCGCATCATCGCCGAGCGCAGCCAACCGGCGCTCTACATCACAGGCCCCGGCCACGGGGGCCCGGGGCTCGTCGCCAACAGCTACCTCGACGGCACCTGGAGCGACGTCTACCCGGCGGTCACCCGCGACGAGGCAGGCCTGCAGCGCCTCTTCAAGCAGTTCTCGTTCCCGGGCGGCATCCCGTCGCACGTGGCGCCCGAGGTGCCGGGGTCGATCCACGAGGGAGGCGAACTCGGCTACGCGCTGTCGCACGCCTATGGCGCCGCCTTCGACAACCCCGACCTGCTCGTGTTCGCGGTCGTGGGCGACGGGGAGGCCGAGACCGGCCCGCTCGCCACGTCCTGGCATTCGAACAAGTTCCTCAACCCCGTCACCGACGGCGTCGTCCTGCCGGTGCTGCACCTCAACGGCTTCAAGATCGCCAACCCGACGGTGTTGGCGCGCATCCCCGAGGAGGAACTGGTCGCCCTCATGAAGGGCTACGGCCACCATCCGCACATCTTCACGGCTGGCTTCGACGACGAGGAGCCCGAGGCCTTCCACCGGCGTTTCGCCGAACTGCTCGATCAGGTGATGGACGAGATCGCCGAGATCCGCACGGTGGCGGCCGAACAGGGCGCCGACGCCGCCGAGCGCCCGGCATGGCCGATGATCGTGCTGCGCACGCCGAAGGGCTGGACCGGTCCGAAGGAGATCGACGGCAACAAGACCGAGGGAAGCTGGCGCAGCCATCAGGTGCCGCTGGCCAGCGCCCGCGACACCGACGGGCACCTGCAGGACCTTGCGACCTGGCTGGAGTCGTACGAGGTGGGCGACCTGTTCGACGAGAACGGTGCCCCTGTCGCTGAACTGGACGCCACCACCCCACCGGTGGGCCTGAGGCTCGGCGAGCGGCCCGAGGCCAACGGGGGCATCATCCGCAAGGCCCTGCGGCTGCCCGACTTCCGCGACTACGCCGTCGAGGTGCCTGCCCCTGGGGCGAGCATCGACGAGGCGACGAAGGTGCTCGGCGGATGGCTGCGCGACGTGGTCAAGGACAACCCGACGAACTTCCGCATCTTCGGCCCGGACGAGACGGCGTCGAACCGTCTCCAGTCGGTCTACGACGTGACGGACAAGCAGTGGGTGGCCGAGTACGAGTCGCCCGACGTCGACCAGCACTTGGCGCGCGTCGGCCAGGTCGTCGAGGTGCTCAGTGAGCACCAGTGCCAAGGCTGGCTCGAGGGCTATCTGCTGACCGGCAGGCATGGGCTCATGTCGTCGTACGAGGCGTTCATCCACATCGTCGACTCGATGGTCAACCAGCACGCCAAGTGGCTGAAGGTGACCAACCATCTGGAGTGGCGCCGCCCGATCGCGAGCCTGAACTACCTGCTCAGCTCGCACGTGTGGCGGCAGGACCACAACGGCTTCTCACACCAGGACCCTGGCTTCATCGACCACGTCGTGAATAAGAAGGCCGACGTCGTGCGCGTCTACCTGCCCCCGGACGCGAACACTCTGCTCTCGACGTTCGACCACTGCCTGCGCAGTAGGCAGTACGTGAACGTGGTCGTCGCAGGCAAGCAGCCGAACCCGAACTGGCTGACGATGGACGAGGCGGTCAAGCACTGCACACGCGGCCTGGGCATCTGGGACTGGGCCGGCACGGAGGAGGAGGGGACCGAGCCCGACGTGGTCCTGGCCTGCGCGGGCGACATCCCGACCATCGAGGTCCTCGCCGCGGCCGAGATCCTGCGCCGCCGCATCCCGGAGCTGCGCGTCCGGGTGGTCAACATCGTCGACCTGATGCGCCTCCAGGACGAGGACGAACATCCGCACGGCCTTTCGCACCGCGACTTCGACACGATCTTCACCGACGACAAGCCGATCATCTTCGCCTACCACGGCTATCCGTGGCTGATCCACCGGCTCACCTACCGACGCACGGGGCACTCGAACCTCCACGTGCGCGGCTACAAGGAGGAGGGCACCACCACGACGCCGTTCGACATGGTGATGCTCAACGACCTCGACCGGTTCCATCTGGTCATCGACGTGATCGACCGGACCCCCGGCCTCGGCGCGCGGTACGCCGGCCTGCGCCAGGAGATGGTCGACAAGCGGCTCGACGCCCGCGCCTACGCCCGGCAGCACGGAGACGACATCCCGGAGGTGCGCGACTGGGTGTGGCCCGACGCGGGCGACGCCGTCGACCAGTCACAGGTGCAGGCCGCCGTCTCCACCGGAGGCGACAACGAGTGA
- a CDS encoding Ltp family lipoprotein → MNQQHPAGWYPQPDGSQRYWDGRQWTNHVAPAQAAQGAQWQQQGLVGGQSAPKPARPWFARKRVIIPAALLVVAGFGAALSGGSDDAAAPAKSASPSGTPAEQNVVNDKPTAAPSTKPTAVPTPVVEEVAASEPASESSTPASAEAVVPSEQATPDDAAADATTSQSQAVRKAETYLEFSAFSRTGLIDQLEFEGFSTEDATFAVDTVTVDWMAQAAAKAEDYLEYSAFSESGLAKQLEFEGFTPEEAAHGVATVDADWMAQAAKKAASYMDYSAFSRSGLIDQLEFEGFTSEQAEHGATSVGL, encoded by the coding sequence ATGAATCAGCAGCACCCAGCGGGCTGGTATCCCCAGCCCGACGGATCCCAGCGGTACTGGGACGGACGCCAGTGGACGAACCACGTGGCGCCAGCACAGGCGGCGCAGGGCGCCCAGTGGCAGCAGCAGGGCCTCGTGGGCGGCCAGAGCGCCCCGAAGCCCGCCCGGCCGTGGTTCGCGAGGAAGCGGGTGATCATCCCGGCCGCGCTGCTCGTGGTCGCCGGGTTCGGCGCTGCTCTCAGCGGCGGTTCCGACGATGCGGCGGCACCGGCAAAGTCGGCGTCTCCTTCGGGCACCCCCGCCGAGCAGAACGTGGTCAACGACAAGCCGACGGCGGCTCCGTCGACGAAGCCGACCGCTGTACCGACGCCCGTGGTCGAGGAGGTCGCCGCCTCGGAGCCGGCCTCCGAGTCGAGCACCCCGGCGAGTGCCGAGGCGGTGGTCCCCAGCGAGCAGGCGACCCCTGACGACGCCGCGGCCGACGCCACGACGTCGCAGAGCCAGGCCGTGCGGAAGGCCGAGACCTACCTGGAGTTCTCCGCCTTCTCCCGGACCGGTCTGATCGACCAGCTCGAGTTCGAGGGCTTCAGCACCGAGGACGCGACGTTCGCCGTCGACACCGTAACGGTCGACTGGATGGCTCAGGCAGCGGCGAAGGCCGAGGACTACCTCGAGTACTCTGCCTTCTCCGAGTCGGGGCTCGCCAAGCAACTGGAGTTCGAGGGCTTCACTCCCGAGGAGGCCGCGCACGGGGTCGCCACGGTCGATGCCGACTGGATGGCGCAGGCAGCCAAGAAGGCGGCCTCCTACATGGACTACTCGGCCTTCTCCCGCTCAGGCCTGATCGACCAGCTCGAGTTCGAGGGGTTCACCTCCGAGCAGGCCGAGCATGGAGCGACCTCGGTCGGTCTGTGA
- a CDS encoding IS110 family transposase yields MTIMTNPGDHVAGIDSHKDTIHIAVITATGIEVADHEFDTTTAGYRQAVAWLVAHGPITAVGVEGTSSYGVGITATLRRNGIGVVEVNRTRPAERRKQGKTDRLDAYRAARAVLSGEATTAPKHDTIEPLRALVITRRSANKALQACWRQINSVLVNASPRLRDKYRELGRDKLVDQLASTRPDQIKDLHDATSLRALRSLARRHQFLRAELDDLDTQLDEHTTARNPGLRAIHGIGPALAAILLITAGDNPDRLRSQASFAALCGTSPIPVSSGKTQRHRLSRGGDRQANWALHQAIKVRMSQDQRTRDYRDRHLATGKTLAAVYRSLKRALVREVFKALTGHCEIPNYTDLRPARQAKNLTLTNAAEACHTWPARISEIELGKRRDDNLAHRYREWLTAA; encoded by the coding sequence ATGACCATCATGACAAATCCCGGCGACCATGTCGCCGGCATCGATTCACACAAGGACACCATCCACATCGCGGTGATCACCGCCACCGGCATCGAGGTCGCCGACCACGAGTTCGACACCACCACCGCGGGATACCGTCAGGCAGTGGCCTGGCTGGTCGCTCACGGCCCGATCACCGCTGTCGGCGTGGAAGGAACCTCCAGCTACGGGGTCGGGATCACCGCCACCTTGCGCCGCAACGGGATCGGTGTCGTCGAGGTCAACCGCACCCGCCCCGCCGAACGGCGCAAACAAGGCAAGACCGACCGGCTCGATGCCTACCGCGCTGCCCGGGCAGTCCTGTCCGGTGAGGCCACCACCGCCCCCAAGCACGACACCATCGAGCCCTTACGGGCGCTGGTGATCACCCGCCGCAGCGCGAACAAGGCCCTTCAGGCCTGCTGGCGTCAGATCAACAGTGTCCTGGTCAACGCCAGCCCCCGACTCCGCGACAAATACCGTGAACTGGGCCGCGACAAGCTTGTCGACCAGTTGGCCAGCACCCGCCCCGACCAGATCAAAGACCTCCACGACGCCACCAGCCTGCGTGCCCTGCGTAGCCTCGCCCGACGTCACCAGTTCCTCCGCGCAGAGCTCGATGACCTCGATACGCAACTCGACGAGCACACCACCGCCCGCAACCCAGGCCTGCGCGCTATCCACGGTATCGGCCCGGCACTGGCAGCGATCTTGCTGATCACCGCCGGTGACAACCCCGACCGGCTACGCAGCCAAGCATCCTTCGCTGCCCTCTGCGGCACCAGCCCCATCCCCGTCTCCTCCGGCAAAACCCAACGCCACCGCCTCTCCCGCGGAGGCGACCGGCAAGCCAACTGGGCACTGCACCAAGCGATCAAAGTCCGCATGTCCCAGGACCAACGTACCCGCGACTACCGCGACCGCCACCTCGCCACTGGCAAGACACTCGCAGCCGTCTACCGCAGCCTCAAACGCGCCCTCGTCAGAGAAGTCTTCAAAGCCCTCACGGGCCACTGCGAGATCCCCAACTACACCGACCTCAGACCAGCCCGACAAGCCAAGAACCTCACCCTCACCAACGCCGCCGAAGCCTGCCACACCTGGCCAGCACGCATCTCCGAAATAGAACTCGGCAAACGCCGAGACGACAACCTCGCCCACCGCTACCGCGAATGGCTCACCGCCGCTTGA